A region of Pseudorasbora parva isolate DD20220531a chromosome 14, ASM2467924v1, whole genome shotgun sequence DNA encodes the following proteins:
- the LOC137039906 gene encoding zinc finger protein 184-like isoform X2 has product MLKNEEEKHCRVKTEETHSQAESISLLKRREEKAFTCHQCGKGFTYKQNLKVHVRIHTGEKPFTCDQCEKSFTHKQSLKVHVRIHTGEKPFTCDQCGKSFVQKGHLKTHMNIHTGENPFTCDQCGKSFVQKGHLKEHMNIHTGEKPFTCVQCGKCFTHKHSLKVHMMNHTGEKPFTCVQCGKCFTHKHSLKVHMMNHTREKPFTCDQCGKSFRQQRHLKEHMNIHTGEKPHKCDQCGKSFRQQRHLKEHMNIHTGEKPHKCDQCGKTFLRASGLKSHLKVHSQEKPHSCSLCGKSFSHLQNLKKHQKIHTGERVHVCFECGKGFITVGDLNVHQRIHTGEKPYKCSHCDKRFSHSGGLKKHKRIHTGEKPYMCSHCDRRFSHSGCLKIHERIHTGEKPYHCTACGKSFTHSSPLQSHTKNNHSK; this is encoded by the coding sequence ATGCTGAAGAATGAGGAAGAAAAACATTGTCGTGTCAAAACTGAAGAAACTCACTCACAGGCTGAAAGTATTTCTTTACTGaaaagaagagaagagaaaGCTTTCACCTGCCATCAGTGTGGGAAGGGTTTTACATACAAACAGAATCTCAAGGTTCACGTGAGGATCcatactggagagaaaccgttcacatgtgatcagtgtgagaaaagttttacacacaaacagagtcTCAAGGTTCACGTGaggatccacactggagagaaaccgttcACATGTGATcaatgtggaaagagttttgtACAAAAAGGGCACCTTAAGACACACATGAAcatccacactggagagaaccCGTTCACATGTGATcaatgtggaaagagttttgtACAAAAAGGGCACCTTAAGGAACACATGAAcatccacactggagagaaaccgttcacatgtgttcagtgtggaaaatgttttacacacaaacacagtctcAAGGTTCACATGATGaaccacactggagagaaaccgttcacatgtgttcagtgtggaaaatgttttacacacaaacacagtctcAAGGTTCACATGATGAACCACACTAGAGAGAAACCGTTCACATGTGATcaatgtgggaagagtttcagaCAACAGAGACACCTTAAGGAACACATGAACATCcatactggagagaaaccgCATAAATGTGATcaatgtgggaagagtttcagaCAACAGAGACACCTTAAGGAACACATGAAcatccacactggagagaaaccgcataaatgtgatcagtgtggcaaaacatttttgaGGGCTTCAGGCCTGAAGAGCCACCTAAAAGTTCATTCACAGGAGAAACCACATTCATGTTCcttgtgtggaaagagtttttcaCATCtgcagaatttaaaaaaacatcagaaaatacatacgggtgaaaGAGTTCATGTGTGCTTTGAGTGTGGGAAGGGTTTCATTACTGTTGGAGATTTGAATGTGCACCAGAGGATCCatactggagagaaaccttacaagtgttcacactgCGACAAGAGATTCAGTCATTCAGGAGGCCTAAAAAAACACAAGaggatccacactggagagaaaccttacaTGTGTTCACACTGCGACAGGAGATTTAGTCATTCAGGATGCCTGAAAATACATGAGaggatccacactggagagaaaccgtatCACTGCACTGcatgtgggaagagtttcactCATTCATCTCCTCTACAAAGTCATACAAAAAACAATCATAGTAAGTAG
- the LOC137039906 gene encoding zinc finger protein 184-like isoform X1 — protein MLCLSPAELRQTKHFKDIMLKNEEEKHCRVKTEETHSQAESISLLKRREEKAFTCHQCGKGFTYKQNLKVHVRIHTGEKPFTCDQCEKSFTHKQSLKVHVRIHTGEKPFTCDQCGKSFVQKGHLKTHMNIHTGENPFTCDQCGKSFVQKGHLKEHMNIHTGEKPFTCVQCGKCFTHKHSLKVHMMNHTGEKPFTCVQCGKCFTHKHSLKVHMMNHTREKPFTCDQCGKSFRQQRHLKEHMNIHTGEKPHKCDQCGKSFRQQRHLKEHMNIHTGEKPHKCDQCGKTFLRASGLKSHLKVHSQEKPHSCSLCGKSFSHLQNLKKHQKIHTGERVHVCFECGKGFITVGDLNVHQRIHTGEKPYKCSHCDKRFSHSGGLKKHKRIHTGEKPYMCSHCDRRFSHSGCLKIHERIHTGEKPYHCTACGKSFTHSSPLQSHTKNNHSK, from the coding sequence ACATCATGCTGAAGAATGAGGAAGAAAAACATTGTCGTGTCAAAACTGAAGAAACTCACTCACAGGCTGAAAGTATTTCTTTACTGaaaagaagagaagagaaaGCTTTCACCTGCCATCAGTGTGGGAAGGGTTTTACATACAAACAGAATCTCAAGGTTCACGTGAGGATCcatactggagagaaaccgttcacatgtgatcagtgtgagaaaagttttacacacaaacagagtcTCAAGGTTCACGTGaggatccacactggagagaaaccgttcACATGTGATcaatgtggaaagagttttgtACAAAAAGGGCACCTTAAGACACACATGAAcatccacactggagagaaccCGTTCACATGTGATcaatgtggaaagagttttgtACAAAAAGGGCACCTTAAGGAACACATGAAcatccacactggagagaaaccgttcacatgtgttcagtgtggaaaatgttttacacacaaacacagtctcAAGGTTCACATGATGaaccacactggagagaaaccgttcacatgtgttcagtgtggaaaatgttttacacacaaacacagtctcAAGGTTCACATGATGAACCACACTAGAGAGAAACCGTTCACATGTGATcaatgtgggaagagtttcagaCAACAGAGACACCTTAAGGAACACATGAACATCcatactggagagaaaccgCATAAATGTGATcaatgtgggaagagtttcagaCAACAGAGACACCTTAAGGAACACATGAAcatccacactggagagaaaccgcataaatgtgatcagtgtggcaaaacatttttgaGGGCTTCAGGCCTGAAGAGCCACCTAAAAGTTCATTCACAGGAGAAACCACATTCATGTTCcttgtgtggaaagagtttttcaCATCtgcagaatttaaaaaaacatcagaaaatacatacgggtgaaaGAGTTCATGTGTGCTTTGAGTGTGGGAAGGGTTTCATTACTGTTGGAGATTTGAATGTGCACCAGAGGATCCatactggagagaaaccttacaagtgttcacactgCGACAAGAGATTCAGTCATTCAGGAGGCCTAAAAAAACACAAGaggatccacactggagagaaaccttacaTGTGTTCACACTGCGACAGGAGATTTAGTCATTCAGGATGCCTGAAAATACATGAGaggatccacactggagagaaaccgtatCACTGCACTGcatgtgggaagagtttcactCATTCATCTCCTCTACAAAGTCATACAAAAAACAATCATAGTAAGTAG
- the LOC137040794 gene encoding zinc finger protein 271-like has protein sequence MEEIKESKEEKHHVETEEQAPQTTGLMEEIEESEEEKHHVETEEQTCSQAECLLICDQCGKTCSGASALKSHLKVHSQEKLHPCPMCGKNLKYKQSLNDHMRIHTGEKPFTCDQCGKSFRQSSNLKEHMNLHTGERQYVCEFCFKIFSRSTGLTNHMNVHSNEKPYSCSLCGKSFSRLQYLKDHQKIHTGVKNHKCLECGKTFITAAHLRLHWRTHTGEKPHKCSHCDKRFRRTGHLKTHERLHTGEKPYHCTACGKSFTQLSSLLSHTKHNHKKSAPPPSDCENMSDPEHTEEQRGLMEEIEESEEEKHHVETEEKTSQTEALMEEFEESEEEKHHVETEEQTCSQAECLLICDQCGKTFSCASALKSHLKVHSQEKPHPCSLCGKNFKYKLSLKVHMMIHTGEKPFTCDQCGKSFRQSSNLKEHMNIHTGEKPYECEHCVRIFSRATGLTNHMKVHSNEKPYSCSFCGKSFSRRQNLQLHQKIHTGERDHKCLECGKSFITTAVLKLHWRTHTGEKPYKCSHCDKRFRRTGHLKTHERLHTGEKPYHCTACGKSFTQLSSLRSHTKNNHKK, from the exons ATGGAGGAAATTAAGGAAAGTAAAGAGGAGAAACATCATGTCGAAACTGAAGAACAAGCGCCTCAGACTACag GCCTGATGGAGGAAATCGAGGAGAGTGAAGAGGAGAAACATCATGTCGAAACTGAAGAACAAACTTGCTCACAGGCCGAATGTCTGCTTATATGTGATCAATGTGGCAAAACATGTTCTGGGGCTTCCGCTCTGAAGAGCCACCTGAAAGTTCATTCACAGGAGAAACTACATCCATGTCCTATGTGTGGAAAGAATTTGAAATACAAACAGAGTCTCAATGACCACATGaggatccacactggagagaaacccttcacatgtgatcagtgtggaaagagttttagaCAATCTTCAAACCTTAAGGAACACATGAACCTCCACACTGGAGAAAGGCAGTACGTATGTGAATTctgtttcaaaatattttcgAGGTCTACAGGCCTAACAAACCACATGAacgttcattcaaatgagaaACCATATTCTTGTTctttgtgtggaaagagtttttcgCGCCTCCAGTATTTAAAAGATCATCAGAAAATTCATACAGGTGTAAAAAATCATAAGTGCTTAGAGTGTGGGAAGACTTTTATTACAGCTGCGCATTTGAGACTACACTGGAGgactcacactggagagaaacctcaCAAGTGTTCACACTGCGACAAGAGATTCAGACGGACAGGACATCTGAAAACACACGAGAGgctccacactggagagaaaccgtatCACTGCACTGcatgtgggaagagtttcactCAGTTATCTTCTCTACTCAGTCatacaaaacacaatcacaaaaa ATCTGCTCCTCCTCCTTCA GACTGTGAAAACATGAGCGACCCAGAACACACTGAAGAACAAAGAG gcctGATGGAGGAAATTGAGGAGAGTGAAGAGGAGAAACATCATGTAGAAACTGAAGAGAAAACGTCTCAGACTGAAG cccTGATGGAGGAATTTGAGGAGAGTGAAGAGGAGAAACATCATGTCGAAACTGAAGAACAAACTTGCTCACAGGCTGAATGTCTGCTTATATGTGATCAATGTGGCAAAACCTTTTCATGCGCTTCCGCTCTGAAGAGCCACCTGAAAGTTCATTCACAGGAGAAACCACATCCATGTTCTTTGTGTGGAAAGAATTTTAAATACAAACTGAGTCTTAAAGTTCACATGAtgatccacactggagagaaacccttcacatgtgatcagtgtgggaaGAGCTTTAGACAATCTTCAAACCTTAAGGAACACATGAACatccacactggagaaaagCCGTACGAATGTGAACACTGTGTTAGGATATTTTCAAGGGCTACAGGCCTAACAAACCACATGAAAGTCCATTCAAATGAGAAACCATATTCATGTTCTTtctgtggaaagagtttttcaCGTCGGCAGAATTTACAACTTCATCaaaaaatacatacaggtgAAAGAGATCATAAGTGCTTAgagtgtgggaagagtttcattACTACTGCAGTTTTGAAACTACACTGGAGgactcacactggagagaaaccttacaagtgttcacactgCGACAAGAGATTCAGACGGACAGGACATCTGAAAACACACGAGAGgctccacactggagagaaaccgtatCACTGCACTGcatgtgggaagagtttcactCAATTATCTTCTCTACGCAGTCATACGAAAAACAATCACAAAAAgtag